TGCTCCCCTGTACTGTGGTGTATTTGTAAACAATGGTAGTGATGGTAAAACCACGATAGTCGCCTTGGATAAAGACATCTGCTGAATAACTGTTGCAGATGATTTTTGTGAAACCCTTTCTTCTCCAGGTTTGCAACCAGTAAAGGCTATTGGAAAGACCCGTACATCCAGTACTTTGTGAGGCAGACTGGTGAACGGAAGGCCCCTGAGATCAACAGAGGCAAGTCAGTGCACAGCCGCAACTACATTTCCCATTCTCCCTGAATGACCAGGGATGCACATGCTGTTGGCAGTGGGTCTGGAGATGTCCGTGCACATTCATGCATTTTGCTACTTGGTATCTTCCAGGTTGTCACAGGATATGTCAGGGGAGTGAAGAACAATGGGTTCATGCGAAGTGCATTACTGTGGTGTGCAGATGATGTAGCCAGTGATGATACCCACTTCATTCAATTGCTGTAGAGAGTGGGCTTTAAAGTCTCAGAGGCAAAATGTTCACAGGCACTTCTGCTGATACCTCTGTAAAATGTCATATTGTCTACGTGGGCAGCTCTGCACCCTCCAGCAATATGCAACACAGACACTGATGTCAGTTGATAGAATAGCAGTGCATGAAGACCTGCGAGTTTGGTGTGTCTGAGTGTCATGGTCTTTTGCTGCCACATAGTGGTAGCCAGTGGAATCGCATAGGAGTGACACTGAACTTTGCCTGGGTATAGGCTGGCTGCACTTTTAAGCATGCGGCAATATAAATAAGACTTCCATTGCAAAGCAGTTTGAGCCAGTTCACTTTTTATAACTGACCAGATCCAGTATTTCATCCGGTACCGGCTGCCTAATATTTTGTGTGTCTTTGGCTAGAGAAATACTGCACGGAGCAAGTTAGATGCTGTGTTGAATCATGCTTTCACAGACCTAGGTTATCTATAGTCCTGGAGTAACccaacaaaaataacattgagtagttcaagactagtgctaatctgggtctgtgaaaccacccCTTCATGTTGTAttaaaatgggtaattgtatcggggtgtctgcaaagaaataataatacataataatacaaataataataataattataagtgTAGTTTCAAAGTAGCTTACAGTAGAAGTGGATACAATTTCTATACAATGGGACTCTTATTTCCATGCCCAAAATAATCCCTGGTGTAAGTGTGTGTAAGAGTTAGGCACATGTTTTAAATTGCATCAGTACTAGCAGTTACCtgccctcttcctctccccctctcctcacagggtacTATGCCCGAGTGAGGGGCGTGAGTCACCTGCTGGATGCCTTCCTCCGACAGATGGCTTGCAACTGTCAGGTGATAAACCTGGGTGCGGGTTTGGACACCACCTTCTGGAGATTGAAGGTAACGCATGCTGAAGAGTAGGCACTGGGAAAGCCTTGATCCTGTTAGTCGGGCAGCCCCAAAATCatcaatttaaaatgactgGGAACACACTAATTGTGTGGAATAGTGCTTGGGCTCTTGACTCCTGAGTtaagggttgtgggttcaatcccaggtgggggacacagctgttgtactcttgagcaaggtactagactgctccagtaaaatCCCAGCTCTTTAAATTGgaagatgtaaaataataaaataatgtgatatattgtaacaattgtaagtcaccctggataaatacgtctgctaagaaatataagacCCGTTAAGTAACCTCTGCTTTAGCTGCACTGTTTTGGCCTTTGATGCTGAATTGTTTTTGCCAGGGCTTATTTTATCATGCAGGAGATTAAAAGCAATACATCAATGTGTTGCTGTGGATTTGGGAGGATACACAGTGTTCTTTTGCttgctgtgtgttttttaagcATTTATAAATGCACATTTCCTCCAGCAGAAGAAAGGACCACTTTAGAAAACACCTCAGCAGGTTCATGGACAATTTGTTGCCATATTGAATTAAAATCTCCAccaaaaaatgttgttttatcTGTTTGTAATTGCCAGagtaattttaaattttaatttatgGCACGTCACATTAGGTCTTTAATCCCATACATAAATCAGTTTGCCGTGTTCTGGTCCTGTGGAGTGAGtaagaaatatttttttgtattgttcatACACAGGACGAAAATCTCCTGcctaaaaaatactttgaagttGACTTCCCGATGATCGTGGCGAGGAAGATCCACAATATCAAGTAAGGGCTGGTGTCATTTGCTGTcttataaaaacatacataaacagATGTCTCGCAGCGCTGTTTCTTCTCACATTAAAAGACTGCCTCCTTTTGTACGTTCCCAGCATTCCCTGTGTGCATCACTCCCTCACTCCATGAACTGtctttgcagcagctccttcactCAATCCAGTACAGGGGTGTGGATGGCCTCTTCCTCATGGCCAGCTCATCATTCCCTTACTCAAGCAATTCTAGGCCCAGATAAAAATGTAGCTCCTACATACATCTGTTCAGGTTGTCTGAACTCCTGAAATAGTGTATCAAGAATTAAAACCAATTCAGCATTTCATGTTTGGTGATCTTTTGAGTCTTGTGTCTTTTGCTTTTGATGCACAGTTTAGTGCAGAGTGGTGCCTGATGTCAGTCCATCACCCATATATGTAGTGCTACAATAgctgagcagcagcacatgTGCACCGACGCCAAGAAAAGGTAATAAAGATGCATATAGAGGTGTGAgtgaataattaattttaatcagATGCCAAAACAATAACTGGTTTCAACAAATAGAGTCGTCTGTTCATTcgaatggctttttttttttttttccccactaacAGCAAAATGAGCAAATGCCTTAAATTCCAGTCAGGGCACTTGAACTCTCCCCGGTCTTGTAGTGCTCAAAGAGACCAGTAGAGGTAGTGgtcttctctctctttgtgaGCGCCGTATGTATGAAGTGTCGGTGGAGCTAGCGTTATGTAATCAATTATGTTATCTTTAAAGCATGATCCTTTTTCAGTTGGTAATTGTTCAGTTTATCTGGGCTGTCAGTGCCAGGTTACTGCTGGGACATAGGGTCGTAAAGGGGTAGAGCACACCCAAAGGCAAAGAATTGTGGTGTGCAAGAGACCCCTATATCTATCTAAAGTGTGGCCCAAAACTAGGGGTGAAGCTCCTTTGGTATTGTAGTTACATCTTTACTGCAACTAACCTGTTCTTCCCGGGAGACATGTAGCAGTTCAACACCTGCCAGGAGAGATGTCAGAAAAGACTTGTTCATATTAAAATGACATTAACATCAATATGCCCTCACTTTGCAAGCTCCAGCTATTTTGCTTAAAAACCCTTCAGTAGATGTAgggtgtatttatgtatttatttcaaagaaGCTGACAATTTCACCTCAACGTGATCTTCACATTCCTGTAGCCGTGGAGACTGGAGACAGCAGTTTTTTTAGTCCATGGTGTCATTCTCCGTCTTGTGTATGTGTCTGCAATTACTCCCTCATGGATGACAAAAGCAGCCTTCAGCTATGGCAGATGACGCCTCAAGAGGGAGAAACAGTGACGCGCTCAGGAATGAGAAGGCTAGGGCGCTAGCTAATTGCATGCTTTTTATAGAAAAAGGGAAAAGGGATCTGCCGCAATGACCACAACAGCAGCAATAATGGAAACGCGGGATCAGGCTGGGTTGATTGTATTTCTGGGGGGGAGGTGTGTGTGCACCATGTGCTCCATTTCTTTCTGCACCCAGTAAACTGGCCAATTCGCTCTGGTGATGCGGTCAAGGTTTCAGAATGCACTGCCCTATTGGTAACTGGGTCACCAAAGCAAAAGCATAATTTTGTCTTTGAGATTCGGTGGTGATTACATTTCTCCCTTGTCTGCAGGACGAAACCTCCTTTGTCGAAACCCATTGTGGAAACCCACTCTACTGATGCCCTTCTGATTGGTAAGTAACCATATAACCTCTTAATTGAATAAAGATTGCATTCAGTTTTGAAATCCACACCAATGGAAAGCTGTAGTgtcttcttattttattttattttgtaaatattttccCAAGTGTGCTGTATTGCACCGTACCGTTGCATTTGCCATTCTACCGCTGTCAATGTGGCGATCCTCCTGCTTGGCATCGAAGCAGTCTGCTCTATGGACACGCGCATCCGAACATCTGCACGTTTAACCAGCCACAGAGTCCCCTCGTGTTAATATAATGACCAGATGTGAGGGCGGAGGGCAGTGGTCTCCCTCAGTGacgcgtgtgtctgtgtgtgtgacagatgGCCACAGTCTGGACTCGGACAGGTACTGCATCATCGGCGCAGATCTGCGGGACCTCCCAGGCCTGGAGGAGAAGCTCAAAGCCTTCCAGCTGAAGCCCGAGTGAGTCAATTCCACCTTTCCTGAGGGGCAACTCCCACCACACCTACACGACCCTGTCAGCATCCCTTCTCACTATAGAGGAATCCCGCCCCTGTCATTAATACATCCAGCCACCCTGAATACCCCCCTCCACAGCTGTGTGATAGATACCCTCTCTCCCATCAGTAACACACCATCCTCCCTATCAGTACCCCTCCCTTCTATTTCATGAAAATGCCCCCCCTCTCCTGACACTTAAACCCTTCAACCATCTTCAAAAATAGTAGTCTTTTGACTCATCCCTTGGTGTTTTTGTTAGGTCAGCTTATCTTATCTGAAGTACTTTTGAACCcactcaaaacacacacactcaaaaggTTTTCCTCAAAACTCCATGCTCGtaacataactttttttttttttcattctggaGATCAATATTTAATCTAGTATTAGAAATGCCTAATTGACCGTAGGCCAAGGGGCTGCTCGAGGCAGTCTGAACTTGTCTTTCAGGATTTCACTGTGACATGTAGATTGcactgcttttaaaataaacctaGGAAATGAGTCAGTGGTTCCTTTGTGAAAATGGATCCTCCCTTGCGGATCCTGCTGCTGTGAAAAAAACCTTCTGTACCTCTCCAACAGACGGCTGCTCTGCTGCTTGACTATAACATTCAGACTTCTTGTGCAACTCCTAATTGCACTCCTGCAGGAATCTGATATCTTTATATTAATAATCTTTACTATTTGATAAACTAAAGGCAATAACCTAATAAACAATACACTGGCGTTAATACTAATACCTAATAGTAAATgccttttttatgatttttattttagtttttattgtgaaatacTGCTTAGTAGACCTTTTAGCCCAGAGTAGAACACATTTTCTTGTCTTTATCTTACAGATAAGATGCCAAGGATGTCTGCACTTCTGAGTACATTCAGCCTATGTGTTATCCAATTGAAAGGATAATTTTCCATCTAAGGGCAAATTGAGAAGTATAGATTGTAGCCCTTTATTCCACTGTGTTACTTTAGTGGACGGCCGCTGCTTCAGGGTTTACGAGATCACAAGGTGGCTTATTGGGCTGTATTAATGATTGAAAGAAGAGTATCTAAGGAATTCTCGCCACGTGATGGGCACTCGATAAAGCACAGGCGGGGCTGGAAGGAGGAGGGAGAACTGTTTGTAGCCATTCATACTGAAAGAGTTAAGATATTTCATCAAGCCATTCAATTGGGAACGTGGTGGTGGAGAACTCTGACTGGTTTTGCTCAAATGAGATGCATCTTAAATCTCTTTACTGTAACTGTGTTTTGAATTACCTAAGCAGTTTTTCACAATGGGAGCAGAGTTACCTCACCTGGGCATGGTTTTCATGGTATACCTATGCATAAGCACCTTGTATCTAACAGGGATACAAGGAGGCCCTTGTACTTGATGTTTTGGGCTCCGTCATAAATATCCCAGCCTCTTATGTCTTTGGTACAGTGTTCAAATCAAGCTCTGTTCTAATATTCTGGTTGTAGTTTCCCGTGGTATTTGAAGCCGCCCAGAATTTGGCTAATGCCAATCGCCCTCTTGTCTCCAGGCTGCCGACGCTGTTAGTCTCCGAGTGTGTGCTGGTGTACATGACCCCAGAGCAGTCTGCCACCCTGGCACGGTGGGCCGCCAACACCTTCCCCACTGCCATGTTCATCAACTATGAGCAGGTAGGCATGACCTAGCACTGCTGTGGTGCATCTAAAGTCTGTTCCCGAAGGAGGCTCATTTATACAGTTCAGACAAGGCACCATTTAAACTGGAAGTTGCCCCCTTGACTATCATAAGCAACATGGAGCACAAACCAGGGCGGGTCAGGGCCCGTATGGAAACATTTCTGGATTACCAGGATATTGTACTTTTGAGttataacttaaaaaaaagtgtataagCTATATCCCATCCAATTACCAATTTGCCTATTGTTAATGTACAATGTAGACTTCTCTTTCGTAACAAATGCATTCGTGCTCGCTGCTTCAGTTCTCATTGCGAGTCCACAGTGCAAACAAAAGACCTAGGAGGCAGAGCAAATACGGATCTCAGTTACAACACTGTCAGTTTACAGGTGCCAGGTAGGATGCAGGATCCTTTAACCCGCGAATCGAGTCTTCAGGTCACAGTTGGCCAAATGTGATCTGGTGATGATCTGTACTAGTGAGCTCAGCTTGCTCTTCAAAGGGCCCAACTTCCCACCTTCTTAACTTACAAGCAAGAGGTTCTTTTGATTTGGATTCTATTTCCAAAAGCCAAATGTTATTTTCAGCTATAGTGATGCTCCACGAGATGAAGGGCGGTTCTCGTGTTTTAATCGGCTGTGTAATACAAAGGTACAAAGTGTGATCCCTGTTCTGTGCCTTAGGTGAATATGGCAGACCGTTTTGGACAGGTGATGATCGAGAACTTGCAGCGGAGGCAGTGTAATCTGGCTGGAGTGGAGGTGTGCCGATCCCTGGACTCACAGGTACGTCAGTTGGTCCGGGGTGAGCCAGCGCTGACCACCGTGGGCCTCGGCTGCAGTAGGTAGGATAGAGTCGTTCCCAGCATACAAAGATACCTAGGTTGACTTGGAGTCTGTATTAAGTAAATATTGTATATCATGTTCTATATGGTTGCTGTGTGAATACAGTTTATCTGTTTAAGGAAGGCGGTGAGAGCGTGATAGTTATTTGAGGTGTGCTCATTTATCTGTCCGTCTTGTTTGCAACATTTAGAACTTTCCACGGTTGGGGTTCATCGGTGGTTGCTGTGGCCATCCCATTACAGTTACACAGATAACTTGCCCGTGTTGGCAACTGTGTTAGATCGTATTCTACCGAATTGTGCAGGTTTTGTCCGTGTGAGAGGATCCCCAAATTGCATATGCAAAATAATGCTTTCATGTTATCACACAAATGGAACAAGATATCATCTGTTGTATACTTGTGGGGAACTATGGTATCCTACAGGAGTGTTCAGAGCTTTTAAAACTGACAGAAAAATGCTGGCATCTTggcccccaacacacacattggtttttttttattcacaatAAAAGGAATtggaaaatacatatacactgcATAGCCCAGAGTTTCACAACAAGCCTCCTGTCACTATGTGTTCCAGCACTGCTGGGAGCTCTGCACTaacctctgtctccctctcccacttCAGAAAGACCGGTTCCTGACCACTGGTTGGGAGCGTGCGGATGCTCTGGACATGATGGCGGTGTATAGCGCCCTTCCCCAAGACGACGTGGCGAGGTACGGGCCTAGGCCAGCCCTGGGGCTGCACCGTCACACTCTTGACTGTAGTCGTCAAGGGTCAATGACACTTGTTCTTGTATTCCACTccatattttaaaattgtaattaagGAGTAGGGAAAAGAGGACGTGAATGTTCTGAGCAGTTTCTGACATCCACACTTTAATTATTGACTAGATAAGGGCTCAGTTGGGGCAGGTTAGGGGAATGGAATCATTTATGAGACCTGGCACAGAGAAAGCTTCTGGCTGCCAAATGTTATTGACCTTGTTATCCACAATCAACTTGACCTTGCGGTTCTAAAGGTGATTTGAGAAGAGCCTATTTCCAGACGTATCGTGATAGGACCACATgccagtctggctttttctcACTGCTGGGGTAATGAGGTGAGAAGCCCAGCGAGCTGTTCAGTTCTGCCAGGGCTCTTTCAAACCATGCTCAGaatcttttctttttgaatctgtttttcttctttcttcgcTGTAACCTGCTTTGCTCTTGTCCACCCAAAAAGGACACAGGCTATAAACCTTtgctctcattctgtttacagaTCTGCCAGGAACAGTGTAGTGTGTTGACTATAGTATTTTTGTGGTAACTTGAATGAAATGCATCAGTGCTTAAAGTAGATTAGGCTAGTTGCTGTGGTACATGATGTAGGCAAAATTACACTATTTTCTATAGTTTTCTCACTATACATAGGatgaataaaatgcaattttGGTATAAACAATCCTTCACTTTTGTTGCTTTTGCTCTCCAAGATTTCAAACAGTACTTCACCCTGATCATTCTCCTCGGGGATATAACCGCTGAAACGCCTCACTTCACATTCTCTGTGCTGGTGCCAAACTGATGCAACCCTTCCTGTTTTCTTAAGCTGAAAAACTTTTTGATGCTGGAAACAATGGATTACACTAGTCAGTCGCAGGCTTGGAAAAGGCTCTGGCACTCCATTGCTCTGTTAGTGTCGCAGCCCAGTTTTCCTCCTTTCCAGGACCTCGCCAGTCATTGTTGGGGTCAGTCAGGCCTGTGAAGATAGCCTACCCTGTCCGAAAAGACCTGGAGTGTGCCCCACAGTGtcttgagtgagtgagtgagtgaagtTCCCTCTCCCTCATAAGACATTTTCGTCTTAAAGGACATAGGGTCATATTAAAAAACTTACCATGACGTGAAGAAGAGATCTGTTTTTCCTaatgaacaaaaaaagaaactccATTAAGTAGGAAACGGGTCACATACATTATCAGGGTTCTTATCAAGAGTTAACAAAAGCAAATTTGATGTTTCCTTTTATTGTCGACCATTGGGTGTGTGTGGAAAGTGGTAAGAACTTTTTATAGACATGCCTAGACCTTAATTATGGCTAGAGGCTATTGATTTTGATGGCCATTTTGGAGAACTGACTATTACATGCTCTGCCCTTGTCTCCATTGCAGGATCGAGCAGCTtgagttcctggatgagagggaGCTTCTGCAACAGCTACTGCAACACTACAGCATCTGTTGGGCCACCAAAGATCAGCTCAAACTGGGTGAGGGCTTTAAGATCCACTGGAGCTGTAGAGAAAGGGGTGGGCAGTTGgacagaattaaattaaattctacCTTCTTGATCTGGGggcacacactcagacacacacaagctCTTTTGCCATGACTTCATATTCCTTGGCAGCTTTCCTGTTTGAGGTTTGTTGGATTGGCAGGCAGTGCAGCAGATATGGCAGATAAACCCCTATAGGGTATACGTTAGAGGAAACCACATGCAAGGTTAAGCTCTCAAGTTTCCATTACATTCATGTTACACTTCGGACGACATAATAACTTGTActctcctctttgttttttgttcttttaggTCTGTCTggtgtttcattttaaacaacCAAGGGGGGGAAATTGACAGTTTTTACATGTGTCCCAGATAAACCACTCAACATGCTCCTTCGTGCCATAAAATCCTGCGCTTGCTAATAGACCAGGACAATCCAGCCTCCTGCATTGTGGCCACTTTTGTCCACTGTGGTCCTTCTCCAATAAAACACCAGGAAAACATGAATTTTACTCTGATTTTAATTTTGGTTTTTAGGGTTTTTCGCCCCCAGAATGAGTGCTATAGTACTGCTGATCAGCTCATATGTTAAaagtattgtgtattttatataaaaagcaTGACCGTGTTTCTCCCTACACTGAGGTTTGTCTTCAGATGTGGAGTCATTAAAGGTCAAATCCACACTTatacatacaccaatcagccataacatgatgaccacctgcctaatattgtgtaggtcccccttttgcagccaaaacagccctgacccgtcgaggcatggactccactagacctctgaaggtgtgctgtggtatctggcaccaagacgttagcagcagatcctttaagtcctgtaagttgcgaggtggggcctccatggatcggacttgtttgtccagcacatcccacagatgcttgattggattcaGATCTGgcgaatttggaggccaagtcaacaccttgaactcgtgattcatcagaccaggccaccttcttccattgctccgtggtccagttctgatgctcacatacCCATTGTAGGttctttcggcagtggacaggggtcagcatgggcaccctgactgcttttccttccttggaccacttttgataggtactgaccactgcagaccgggaacaccccacaagagctgcagttttggagatgctctgacccagtcggctagccatcacaatttggcccttgtcaaagttgctcagatccttaggCTTGatcatttttcctgcttctaacacatcaactttgaggacaaaatgttcacttgctgcctaatatatcccacccacttacaggtgccatgataacgagattatcagtgttattcccttcacctgtcagtggtcataatgttatggctgatcggtgtgtatatatatattatattatatatattttacatacatatatacatacagatgggtgacaaattaaaggaaaaaaacaacgtAAAGtatctcagtaaggtgttgggcaccacgagccgccagaacagcttcaatgctcttggcacagattctaagagtctctggactctactggagggatgaacaccattcttccaaaagatattccctcatttggtgttttgatgatggtggtggagagcgctgtctaacatgtcgctccaaaatctcccataggtgttcaactgggttgagatctggtgactgcgaaggccatagcatatgattcacataattttcatactcatcaaaccattcggtgagccctcgtgccctgtggatgggggcattgtcatcctggaagagaccactcccatcaggatagaaatgtttcaccataggataaaggtgatcactaagaataactttgtaatgatttgcagtaacCCATTAAGGCAGGGGTTCCTAATGTCTGGTGAGGGAGGGCCGATTTCCCGAGGTTACATGGGACATGGGTGGCTGCAGTACAAAATGAACCACCGATTTtagttcctatacatttctgttagggaacatttattaactttaattgttgttttattattttcccgcAAGTTACATGTACAATTTGTAATAGAAAATGTTAATGaagtgtaaaaatacagtaaatcgtcagaaaaggggtggttgaaggttggctttgggggtccgcaccaaacatcctcgagaACCGCATTTGGTCCCCGGACCGCACTTTGGGAACTCCTGCTTTAAAGGGacaagtggggggaaaaaaaaaatgccaggaaaatgccccccacagcataacagagacctcctcactgtaggggtcaagcagtcagacctgtactgttctcttggtgtcattacactacattatatacattccacagagcatgataggatgttaattgcttaattgtatcatgcagtacacctgtttcgaggcatctgcattcgttaagttcctccactcatttattcaggattttctgttaatttgtcacccctctgtgtgtgtgtgtgtgtgtgtgtgtgtgcattcttTATCTTATCAGGAAATTGCAATGTGTTCCAACACTTTGCATGTCTCCAGCAGGCCATAGACTAAAGTTAAAAGAAACAGTGGATCAATTCATTATATATCCCTTGACCTGGGCTGCACTCATTGGTAATAAACAAACATACTTTACAACCAATAATTCTAATAAAGTATACATAGTTATCCTCATAATCAGTCCATCTTAAAGTATGTCAGCCTTAAATACAGATATTGACTACAACCAAAACTTAAATCTCCAAATCAATCAATTCATAAATAACTCAGATTTTTTCATTATGGCTATTGGGTTCA
This sequence is a window from Amia ocellicauda isolate fAmiCal2 chromosome 17, fAmiCal2.hap1, whole genome shotgun sequence. Protein-coding genes within it:
- the lcmt1 gene encoding leucine carboxyl methyltransferase 1; its protein translation is MATRKAFTDSDTADEAVRTTCDDASVCKRFATSKGYWKDPYIQYFVRQTGERKAPEINRGYYARVRGVSHLLDAFLRQMACNCQVINLGAGLDTTFWRLKDENLLPKKYFEVDFPMIVARKIHNIKTKPPLSKPIVETHSTDALLIDGHSLDSDRYCIIGADLRDLPGLEEKLKAFQLKPELPTLLVSECVLVYMTPEQSATLARWAANTFPTAMFINYEQVNMADRFGQVMIENLQRRQCNLAGVEVCRSLDSQKDRFLTTGWERADALDMMAVYSALPQDDVARIEQLEFLDERELLQQLLQHYSICWATKDQLKLGLSGVSF